From Candidatus Beckwithbacteria bacterium, one genomic window encodes:
- a CDS encoding adenosylcobalamin-dependent ribonucleoside-diphosphate reductase — protein MKITEPKLSENGLKIAEKRYLKTDLKGNITETPGEMFWRVAQHMAKAEINWGMNGIVEKTAQAFFERMVNFKFVVAGKAMFEAGNPGGTGQLSSCFVLPVEDNILSIFKTLGEAAVIHKNNGGTGFNFSKIRPRGDKVKNVPKASSGPVDFLSAYSAALSKILQGSKRQGANIGILNCDHPDIIDFITLKDEDGTIKNFNVSVGVTNEFMEAVEQDENWELKNPRNGEVVKTVKARELFNLIAEHAWASGDPGLAFLDRMQEDNPTPSLGVINATNPCGEIPLLPYESCNLTSIILSNHLKTVKGKSEIDWDDLETSVKLGIRLLDDMIEMNEYPIKEIEEMVKNGNRRIGLGVMGFAHMLFKLGIPYNSQEAVRLSERLAKFIRKTAEDMSLQLGKERGVFPNWDRSVFAGSAERYRNCALTMIAPTGTISMLADCSSGIEPVFSLVTLRRTFFEDDKSNRPTQELMMIDPVFEAYLAGKIKDKNTRTKIVEQIVQGENLDTIKGLSEQDKKVFVTTHQISPSWHIKIQAAWQKHFDNSVSKTINFPQTATIEDVKKAYIQAWRLGCKGITIYRDGSKQDQVLNLSASKPSKLENADLAIETKITDDIKTDSNICPECGAEIVLSEGCGTCHECGWSQCRL, from the coding sequence ATGAAAATTACTGAGCCAAAACTTTCAGAAAACGGTCTTAAAATTGCCGAGAAGCGGTATTTAAAAACTGATCTCAAAGGTAATATCACTGAGACTCCAGGTGAAATGTTTTGGCGGGTAGCTCAGCACATGGCTAAAGCTGAAATTAACTGGGGTATGAACGGCATTGTCGAAAAAACAGCCCAAGCCTTTTTCGAGCGAATGGTTAATTTCAAATTTGTGGTGGCGGGTAAGGCAATGTTTGAAGCCGGTAATCCAGGTGGAACAGGCCAACTTTCTTCATGTTTTGTCTTGCCAGTTGAAGACAATATTTTAAGCATTTTCAAAACTCTAGGTGAAGCAGCTGTAATACATAAAAACAATGGGGGCACTGGCTTTAATTTTTCTAAAATCAGACCTCGAGGCGATAAAGTCAAAAATGTGCCCAAAGCTTCCTCTGGCCCGGTCGATTTTCTATCTGCTTACTCAGCCGCTCTATCTAAAATTTTACAAGGTTCAAAACGGCAAGGAGCCAATATTGGTATCTTAAACTGTGACCATCCGGACATCATTGATTTTATTACTTTGAAAGACGAAGATGGGACTATCAAAAATTTCAATGTTTCAGTAGGAGTTACTAATGAGTTTATGGAAGCAGTTGAACAAGATGAAAATTGGGAACTTAAAAACCCCAGAAATGGTGAAGTAGTCAAAACCGTCAAAGCTCGTGAACTATTTAATTTAATTGCTGAACATGCTTGGGCTAGTGGCGATCCGGGTTTGGCCTTTTTAGACCGGATGCAAGAAGATAATCCAACTCCAAGTTTGGGAGTAATTAATGCTACTAATCCCTGTGGTGAGATTCCGCTTCTACCTTATGAATCGTGTAATTTGACTTCAATTATTTTGTCAAATCATCTTAAAACTGTTAAAGGCAAGTCGGAAATTGATTGGGATGATTTAGAAACATCAGTCAAACTAGGAATCCGTTTGCTCGACGACATGATTGAAATGAATGAGTACCCAATCAAAGAAATTGAAGAAATGGTTAAAAATGGTAACCGTCGTATTGGTCTGGGAGTAATGGGTTTTGCTCACATGCTTTTTAAACTTGGCATTCCTTACAACTCTCAAGAAGCAGTGCGACTCTCAGAACGTCTGGCTAAATTTATCAGAAAAACTGCTGAAGATATGTCTTTGCAATTAGGTAAAGAAAGAGGAGTTTTTCCAAATTGGGATCGGTCTGTTTTTGCGGGCAGTGCTGAACGCTACCGCAACTGTGCTCTGACTATGATTGCCCCAACCGGCACTATTTCCATGCTGGCTGACTGTTCTTCAGGTATTGAGCCAGTCTTTTCATTAGTTACTTTGCGTCGGACTTTTTTTGAGGATGATAAAAGCAACCGACCAACCCAAGAATTAATGATGATCGATCCGGTATTCGAAGCATACTTAGCAGGCAAAATTAAGGACAAAAATACCCGAACCAAAATTGTAGAACAAATTGTCCAAGGCGAAAATCTAGATACTATTAAAGGTTTATCTGAACAAGATAAAAAAGTCTTCGTGACCACTCACCAGATTTCCCCATCATGGCACATCAAAATCCAAGCTGCCTGGCAAAAACATTTTGATAACTCAGTATCTAAAACTATTAACTTCCCACAAACTGCCACAATTGAAGATGTCAAAAAAGCCTATATTCAAGCTTGGCGTTTGGGTTGCAAGGGTATCACCATTTATCGGGATGGAAGCAAACAAGACCAGGTCTTAAATTTATCTGCAAGTAAACCAAGTAAATTAGAAAATGCAGACTTAGCTATTGAAACTAAAATTACTGATGATATAAAAACAGATTCTAATATTTGTCCGGAATGTGGAGCCGAAATTGTTTTATCTGAAGGTTGTGGTACCTGCCATGAATGTGGTTGGAGTCAGTGTAGGTTGTAA
- a CDS encoding NUDIX hydrolase: MSKPNRFRVAQKVALFNAKNEVLLIRFSQDKRIPEKLQSKWDFPGGGLEWDESLSAGLAREIKEELGNIIIKIGEPLVIWDWVHTADSRIRTVCVLYKGTFVDGEIKLSHEHDQFQWAQIKDLESKYFAWDKDDEGLIRRLVKIINC; encoded by the coding sequence ATGTCTAAACCAAATCGTTTTCGAGTGGCGCAAAAGGTGGCTCTTTTTAATGCTAAAAATGAAGTTTTACTTATTCGTTTTTCCCAGGACAAGCGAATACCTGAAAAACTGCAAAGTAAGTGGGATTTTCCAGGTGGTGGTTTGGAATGGGATGAAAGTTTGTCGGCAGGATTGGCACGGGAGATTAAAGAAGAATTGGGCAATATCATAATCAAAATAGGTGAGCCATTGGTAATTTGGGATTGGGTACACACAGCTGACTCTAGGATTCGGACTGTTTGTGTGCTATATAAAGGAACGTTTGTTGATGGTGAAATTAAGCTCAGCCATGAACATGATCAGTTTCAGTGGGCACAAATTAAAGATTTAGAAAGTAAATATTTTGCTTGGGATAAAGATGATGAAGGATTGATAAGAAGATTAGTAAAAATTATAAATTGTTAA
- a CDS encoding adenosylcobalamin-dependent ribonucleoside-diphosphate reductase: protein MKKTEIKLPPNALEVFIKRYSLRDEHGRAVETVRDIFSRVARVVAESENQYRDGVDPKQIYEQFRQHLFSLRFVPNGRTIANAGTGSGQLANCFVLPIEDDLGKMENSIFATLRNAVLILQSGGGVGFSFGRIRHKGAFISTSKGKATGAVSFLKIYDTAFWVIGQGGGRRSACMAVLPVDHPDIYDFVTCKEQEGEIEHFNISVGITDEFMEAVSKNKSFDLRDPHSQKTVKTIKAQDLFDTIATFAHHNGEPGLLFLDAANRENPVPEQYTLEATNPCGEQWLGPGENCCMASINLREHTKAKKDPKKTLADELYDQEIDWSKLQETVEVTTRFLDDVIDANKYVSAVPMLAEAAFKNRRIGISIMGLADLMYLVGVAYGSQEGEDLAGQVMEFIRYHSLKTSIKLAKERGVFPGITKSVYNPEQFTFKLNKSLVKPSPRFKRPKLNWTKLISDIKKHGLRNAAQNTIAPTGAIATVTGLEGYGCEPVFSLSYMMKTHEGADYDNGEDFKKLYYESQLFAQALQKAGLSKAKREKVFSKVRESGTCQNIDGVPDEIKNVFVVSADLTASQHVRMQAALQRFVDNSISKTINFPATATIDDVKKAYLQAWKLGCKGLTVYVTGSRQQVVLESGKQDKEPYSSKEIDFRGRPLVKKQVVPVKIKVCPECGAPMQKAEGCITCPECGWSKCDV, encoded by the coding sequence ATGAAAAAAACTGAAATCAAGTTACCTCCGAATGCTTTAGAAGTTTTTATCAAACGCTATAGTTTGCGGGATGAACACGGTCGGGCGGTAGAAACTGTCCGCGATATTTTTTCCAGGGTAGCTCGAGTAGTAGCTGAGTCTGAAAACCAATACCGTGATGGTGTTGATCCCAAGCAAATTTATGAACAATTTCGTCAGCATCTTTTTTCTCTCCGCTTTGTGCCCAATGGCCGCACGATTGCCAATGCTGGGACCGGTTCTGGTCAGTTGGCCAACTGCTTTGTTTTACCCATTGAAGATGATTTAGGCAAGATGGAAAACAGTATTTTTGCTACCCTGCGTAATGCGGTACTCATTCTCCAATCTGGTGGCGGAGTGGGTTTTTCTTTTGGTCGGATTAGACATAAAGGGGCTTTTATTAGTACCAGCAAAGGTAAAGCTACAGGCGCAGTTTCCTTCTTAAAAATTTATGACACTGCTTTTTGGGTGATTGGCCAGGGTGGAGGTCGACGTAGTGCCTGCATGGCAGTTTTACCAGTCGACCATCCCGATATTTATGATTTTGTGACGTGCAAGGAACAAGAAGGAGAAATTGAACACTTCAACATTTCAGTTGGAATTACAGATGAATTTATGGAAGCAGTTAGTAAAAATAAATCATTTGATTTGCGCGACCCACATAGTCAAAAGACTGTCAAAACTATCAAAGCTCAAGACCTTTTTGATACGATCGCTACCTTTGCTCACCACAACGGTGAACCGGGTTTGCTCTTTTTAGATGCGGCCAACCGCGAAAACCCAGTTCCAGAACAATACACATTGGAAGCCACTAATCCTTGTGGTGAACAATGGCTTGGTCCAGGGGAAAACTGCTGTATGGCCAGTATTAATTTACGTGAGCATACTAAAGCTAAAAAAGATCCTAAAAAAACATTAGCTGATGAACTGTATGATCAGGAAATTGATTGGTCTAAATTACAAGAAACAGTAGAAGTAACTACCCGCTTTTTGGATGATGTCATTGATGCCAATAAGTATGTCTCAGCTGTACCGATGCTAGCTGAAGCTGCCTTTAAAAATCGGCGCATCGGAATTTCTATCATGGGTTTGGCAGACCTGATGTATTTAGTAGGAGTAGCCTATGGTTCCCAAGAGGGTGAAGATTTAGCTGGTCAGGTGATGGAATTTATCCGTTATCACAGTCTTAAAACTAGTATTAAATTAGCTAAAGAAAGAGGGGTTTTCCCGGGAATTACTAAAAGTGTTTATAATCCTGAACAATTTACCTTTAAGCTAAATAAATCCTTAGTTAAACCCAGTCCTAGATTTAAAAGACCAAAGCTTAATTGGACAAAATTGATATCTGATATCAAAAAACATGGTCTACGCAATGCTGCCCAAAACACTATTGCCCCAACTGGGGCAATAGCCACGGTCACCGGTTTGGAAGGCTATGGCTGTGAACCGGTATTTTCCTTAAGTTATATGATGAAAACCCATGAAGGAGCTGATTATGATAATGGTGAAGATTTTAAAAAACTTTATTACGAAAGCCAACTTTTTGCTCAAGCTTTACAAAAAGCTGGACTAAGTAAAGCCAAACGGGAGAAAGTTTTTAGCAAAGTAAGAGAAAGCGGAACTTGTCAAAATATTGATGGTGTGCCTGATGAGATCAAAAATGTTTTTGTTGTTTCAGCTGATTTGACAGCTAGCCAGCATGTGCGGATGCAAGCAGCTCTCCAGCGCTTTGTAGATAATTCCATTAGCAAAACTATTAATTTCCCAGCAACTGCCACTATTGATGATGTCAAAAAAGCCTATCTTCAGGCCTGGAAATTAGGTTGTAAAGGGTTAACTGTATATGTAACTGGGTCCAGACAGCAAGTTGTTTTGGAAAGTGGCAAGCAGGATAAAGAGCCGTACAGTAGTAAAGAAATCGATTTTCGTGGTCGGCCTTTAGTTAAAAAACAAGTAGTGCCAGTAAAAATTAAAGTTTGTCCGGAATGTGGGGCACCTATGCAAAAAGCTGAAGGCTGTATCACCTGTCCGGAATGTGGTTGGAGTAAATGTGATGTCTAA
- the nrdR gene encoding transcriptional repressor NrdR codes for MKCPYCGNCKSAVLESRDSEDGQVTRRRRKCLACRKRFTTYERIEVIDLTVVKKDGEKQEFDRYKIKNGINLACEKRDIASEDVEKIVEEIEMRLLNRKSTEVSSSDIGRMILTRLKKLDPIAYLRFASVFLEFDSVDEFKKQMQRLS; via the coding sequence ATGAAATGTCCGTACTGTGGTAATTGCAAAAGTGCAGTCTTAGAATCGCGGGATAGCGAAGATGGTCAAGTGACTCGGCGGCGAAGAAAATGTTTGGCATGTAGGAAACGTTTTACAACATACGAACGAATTGAAGTAATAGATTTGACAGTCGTTAAAAAAGATGGGGAAAAACAGGAGTTTGACCGTTACAAAATTAAAAACGGTATTAACTTAGCTTGCGAAAAACGAGATATTGCCAGTGAAGATGTTGAGAAAATTGTAGAAGAAATTGAAATGCGACTTTTAAATCGTAAATCAACTGAAGTGTCATCTTCAGATATTGGTCGAATGATTTTGACCAGACTTAAAAAACTGGATCCGATTGCTTATTTACGATTTGCGAGTGTGTTTTTGGAATTTGATAGTGTTGATGAATTTAAAAAGCAAATGCAGCGTTTAAGTTAA
- a CDS encoding AAA family ATPase: MVANLLFKNVTVSGLPGAGSSTLAKSLAEKLDWNYFCGGDFMRMYAQKIGHFSTDKKIHHDSSAYDEDFDRKVDYQQRDMVSTSESNVVESWLSGFFAQGISGTLKVLVVCSQDAIRIDRIVNRDGISVEEAKKHIFEREQTNIKNWSKYYAKEWQEWVVNRGLASNDKPIYFWYPQLYDVVLDTFSLSKEQTLQNVLDKLGYQA, encoded by the coding sequence ATGGTTGCGAATTTACTTTTTAAAAATGTAACTGTTTCAGGTTTGCCCGGAGCTGGTTCGTCAACCTTGGCCAAATCTCTGGCTGAGAAACTAGATTGGAACTATTTTTGTGGTGGTGATTTTATGCGAATGTATGCTCAAAAAATTGGACATTTTTCAACTGACAAAAAAATTCACCACGATTCCAGTGCTTATGATGAAGATTTTGATCGTAAAGTAGATTATCAGCAACGTGATATGGTAAGTACCAGTGAGAGTAATGTTGTAGAATCTTGGCTGTCTGGGTTTTTTGCTCAAGGTATTTCAGGCACATTGAAAGTTTTAGTAGTTTGTAGTCAAGATGCTATTCGTATCGATCGGATTGTCAATAGAGATGGTATTAGTGTGGAAGAAGCTAAGAAGCATATTTTTGAAAGAGAACAAACTAATATTAAAAATTGGTCAAAGTATTATGCTAAAGAATGGCAGGAATGGGTAGTTAACCGAGGTTTAGCAAGTAATGATAAACCTATTTATTTTTGGTATCCGCAGCTTTATGATGTCGTGTTGGATACTTTTTCTTTAAGCAAAGAGCAAACCTTACAAAATGTTTTAGACAAATTAGGGTATCAAGCATAA